Within bacterium, the genomic segment CATAAATTTCTATTAGTTTCTATTAATTTCAATTTTTTTAATAATATCTCCCTATCTCCTTAATCTCCACATCTCCTTTTGTTACACCACCTGAACGCTTACCATACTTCGTATTCTTTACTCTGTGTAATTACGCAGCTTAACTTGAATTTGAAATGAATTTCTTTAATATTTTTCCCATTTTTTTCTACTTTTCCATTTTCCCTTACTTACACCTGAACGCTTATCCCTTTTCTTTCAATTTACAATTTCTTTTTGTTTTGTGCCTTTTCTTCAGATAAAACCTTTAAGAAGACATTTACTATTTTCGGGTCAAATTGTCTGCCGGAACATCGTTTTAATTCGACAATGGCCTCTTCTTCAGACAATGCTTTACGGTAAGGTCTATCCGAAATCATTGCCTCATAGGCATCTGTAACTTCAATAATTCGAGCCTCTAAAGAAATTTCATCCCCAACTAATCCATCAGGATATCCCGCACCATCTATTCGTTCATGATGTTGTCTAACCGCAGGTAATATATCCCACGGGAAACTAATTGGGGATAAAATTTTAACACTAAGTAAAGGATGGTTTTTAATGGTTTCAAATTCATCCCTGGTTAATCCCCCTGGTTTATGGAGGATATTTTCGCTAACACCAATTTTACCAACATCATGAAGCAAAGCCGCGATATAGATATTTTCCAGTTTTGACTCTGGCACACCTAATTTCTGGGCAACTGACACGGCAAATTGAGCTACTCGCTCACAATGACCACGAGTATAGGCATCTTTGGCATCAATTGCCTCGGCTAATGATTTAGTAGTGTTAAGCAGACCTTCTTTAACTGTTTTAAAAAGTGAGGCATTTTCTATGGCGATGGCTGATTGGCTGGCTAAAGTAATAAGTATTTCTTTTTCTTCTTCCGTATAGTGATAAGGTTTTTGTGAATAAATAGTAATTACCCCTAAAATCTTATCTTTAACCATTAAAGGGGCTGATAAGAATGCGGCAATTCCTTCTTTTAAGGCATATTCTGGATTTTTGATTCGAGCATCAGTTTTTATATTCGAAACAGATATTGTTTTTTTATCCTTAATTACCGCATTTTCAATACTGGCATCAACCTCAATCTCACCTTTTTTTAGATATGAATTTGATAAACCCATAGAGGCAGACAAGATTAATTTTTGTTTAGCCAGAAGTTTAATTGAACACATTCTGGTATGCATAGTTCTTGAGGTCGCTTCAACAATTAATTTTAACACCTCATTAATATTTAATGTCGAGACTACGGCTTTAGTAATATCAGAAAGAACAGATAACTGGGCAATTTTTTGTTCCATTGCCTTGTATAATTTAACATCTTTAATGGCAATAGTCGCTT encodes:
- a CDS encoding HD domain-containing phosphohydrolase gives rise to the protein MAVKTLKLNELVEPEILQQIQDNFAKAIDMPTIIVDKDGIPVVKTTGLNNFCQLIRCTPQGALMCQEFDAKIEKETFTHDGGSKIYLCDAGLCHFVAPIILKDVYIGSIGIEGTRILAPVDSLKIKRLAEKLNLNPKELLTAFKNIKEFPQEKIYMASDLISSIANTISHLCLQKHDLKHKIAELATLSHIGKAIASTLDLEKLSHLIINTAASMLEADTAIIYLIDEEKDELVGEAIHNAGHKHFEQSRIKIGVGLAGWVAKHKKPLLVYLGMNKPKFEKYLQSEEITSCIAVPLKIREMLIGVFMLKRKSGENFTDDDVIVLDGLANQATIAIKDVKLYKAMEQKIAQLSVLSDITKAVVSTLNINEVLKLIVEATSRTMHTRMCSIKLLAKQKLILSASMGLSNSYLKKGEIEVDASIENAVIKDKKTISVSNIKTDARIKNPEYALKEGIAAFLSAPLMVKDKILGVITIYSQKPYHYTEEEKEILITLASQSAIAIENASLFKTVKEGLLNTTKSLAEAIDAKDAYTRGHCERVAQFAVSVAQKLGVPESKLENIYIAALLHDVGKIGVSENILHKPGGLTRDEFETIKNHPLLSVKILSPISFPWDILPAVRQHHERIDGAGYPDGLVGDEISLEARIIEVTDAYEAMISDRPYRKALSEEEAIVELKRCSGRQFDPKIVNVFLKVLSEEKAQNKKKL